The Salvia miltiorrhiza cultivar Shanhuang (shh) chromosome 1, IMPLAD_Smil_shh, whole genome shotgun sequence genome has a window encoding:
- the LOC131023587 gene encoding UDP-glycosyltransferase 87A1-like codes for MAPAATSEPIRVCHVVAVPYPGRGHVNPMMNLCKLLASSKPDLLITVVLTEEWLGLIGAEEKPPSIRFATIPNVLPSEQERAADMPSFVGATQTKMGEPFERLMERLVEPVHFIIADTFLFWAIEFGNRRNIPVASLWPMPASVFSLFYHLDLLERNGDHPFDVSERGEERIDYVPGIKSIRLIDIPSIAYMKDQRLITLVRRIFFNLTNAQYLLISSIYELEPQMMEALKQEFPFPIYTFGPAIPYLNLQNLTSFSTNQSDYFAWLNSQPPSSVLYVSLGSFLSVSQAQMDEIADGLRASGVRFLWVARGEAKRLQERCGETGKVVPWCEQLKVLCHPSVGGFWTHGGWNSTMECIFAGLPMICFPIILDQTTIRKHVVEDWKIGLDAKKNLQAPGDLLKSGEIAQLVKKFMDLESFERREMTGRAKEFGETIREAISDGGSSMTNLASLLNHIVCRLK; via the exons ATGGCGCCGGCGGCCACTAGCGAGCCAATCAGGGTGTGCCACGTGGTGGCGGTACCGTATCCCGGCAGAGGCCACGTCAACCCCATGATGAATCTGTGCAAGCTGCTCGCGAGCTCGAAGCCGGATCTCCTCATCACCGTCGTCCTCACGGAGGAGTGGCTCGGCTTGATCGGCGCCGAGGAGAAGCCGCCCAGCATCCGCTTCGCCACCATCCCCAACGTGCTCCCGTCGGAGCAGGAGCGCGCCGCCGACATGCCCAGCTTTGTCGGAGCGACGCAGACTAAGATGGGGGAGCCGTTCGAGCGCCTGATGGAGCGGCTCGTCGAGCCGGTCCATTTTATAATTGCGGACACGTTCTTGTTCTGGGCGATTGAGTTCGGGAACCGGAGGAATATTCCGGTGGCGTCGCTCTGGCCGATGCCGGCTTCGGTGTTCTCGCTCTTTTACCATTTAGACCTCCTCGAACGGAACGGCGACCACCCGTTTGACGTATCCG AAAGAGGAGAGGAACGAATTGATTATGTTCCGGGAATCAAATCGATTCGCCTTATAGACATTCCATCAATCGCCTACATGAAAGACCAACGCCTTATTACTCTGGTCCGTCGCATTTTCTTCAACTTAACCAACGCTCAATACCTATTAATCTCTTCAATCTACGAGCTGGAACCCCAAATGATGGAAGCCCTCAAACAAGAATTCCCTTTCCCAATATACACTTTTGGTCCAGCTATACCTTACCTCAATCTTCAAAATCTCACATCTTTCTCCACCAACCAAAGTGACTATTTTGCGTGGTTGAACTCTCAACCGCCGAGCTCGGTTTTGTACGTCTCGTTGGGGAGTTTCCTCTCTGTTTCCCAAGCCCAAATGGACGAGATCGCCGACGGCCTACGGGCGAGTGGCGTGCGGTTCCTGTGGGTGGCTCGCGGGGAGGCGAAGAGGCTGCAAGAGCGGTGCGGGGAGACCGGGAAGGTGGTGCCTTGGTGCGAGCAGCTTAAGGTGCTGTGTCACCCTTCCGTGGGGGGATTTTGGACGCACGGTGGATGGAACTCGACTATGGAATGTATCTTTGCTGGCCTGCCCATGATATGTTTTCCAATAATCTTGGATCAAACTACAATCCGGAAGCATGTGGTTGAGGATTGGAAGATCGGATTGGATGCCAAAAAAAACCTGCAGGCACCCGGAGATTTGCTCAAGAGCGGGGAAATTGCTCAACTTGTGAAGAAATTCATGGATTTGGAGAGCTTCGAGAGGAGAGAGATGACAGGAAGAGCAAAGGAGTTTGGAGAGACAATTCGAGAAGCGATTTCAGATGGAGGTTCGTCTATGACCAACCTGGCTTCTTTGCTGAATCACATTGTGTGTCGTTTGAAATGA